Proteins found in one Erwinia sp. SLM-02 genomic segment:
- a CDS encoding alpha-hydroxy-acid oxidizing protein, with amino-acid sequence MMGMGKRVNVEDYRRLAAKTLPRIIFDYLEGGAEDEKGLAHNRDVFDRWRFTPHRLVDVSQRTLSTSLFGRRWSAPFAIAPTGFNSALWPEGDIKLARAAASASIPFILSTASNASIEEVARCVDGEKWFQLYVVQQDLAEQLVMRALNAGYTTLIVTVDVGVNGNRERDRRNRFSLPLKFTPSLMMSGCLHPSWTLRFLQNGMPQLANFASAESSSLEAQAAVMSRQMDASFNPHSLRRIREMWPHRLLVKGIIRPEDAELCVACGADGVVLSNHGGRQLDGNLAPIETLADVAGRIDRPVLIDSGFRRGSDIVKALCLGADMVLLGRATLYGLAAGGQQGVDEVISLLKKEIDCTLAQIGCPAVTELSAAYIHQQS; translated from the coding sequence ATGATGGGCATGGGCAAGCGGGTCAACGTTGAAGACTACCGGCGACTGGCAGCCAAAACGCTGCCGCGCATCATCTTTGATTACCTGGAGGGCGGCGCCGAGGATGAAAAAGGTCTGGCGCATAACCGCGACGTCTTTGACCGGTGGCGCTTTACGCCCCACCGGCTGGTGGATGTCAGCCAGCGTACGCTCTCGACATCCCTGTTCGGCAGGCGATGGAGCGCGCCGTTTGCTATCGCACCGACTGGATTTAACAGCGCACTGTGGCCAGAGGGTGACATCAAGCTGGCCAGAGCCGCAGCCAGTGCCAGTATCCCGTTTATTCTGTCCACCGCATCAAATGCATCGATCGAAGAGGTCGCCCGCTGTGTCGACGGGGAAAAATGGTTCCAGCTGTATGTCGTCCAGCAGGATCTGGCGGAACAGCTGGTCATGCGTGCGCTGAATGCAGGCTACACCACCCTGATCGTGACGGTGGATGTTGGGGTTAACGGCAACCGCGAGCGCGACAGACGGAACAGATTCAGTCTCCCGCTGAAGTTCACCCCTTCGCTGATGATGTCTGGCTGTCTTCACCCCTCCTGGACGCTGCGATTCCTGCAAAACGGCATGCCGCAGCTGGCCAATTTTGCCAGTGCAGAAAGCAGCAGTCTTGAAGCACAGGCGGCGGTGATGAGCCGCCAGATGGATGCCAGCTTTAACCCGCACAGCCTCAGGCGCATTCGCGAAATGTGGCCTCACAGGCTGCTGGTTAAGGGTATCATCCGGCCGGAGGATGCAGAGCTGTGCGTGGCCTGCGGTGCCGATGGTGTGGTGTTATCCAACCACGGAGGCCGTCAGTTAGATGGTAACCTGGCACCGATTGAAACACTGGCCGACGTCGCCGGCCGCATCGACCGACCGGTGCTGATTGACAGTGGATTCCGCCGGGGATCGGATATCGTTAAGGCGCTCTGCCTCGGCGCGGATATGGTTCTGCTGGGCAGGGCTACGCTTTACGGCCTGGCGGCCGGGGGCCAGCAGGGGGTGGATGAGGTCATCTCGTTGTTGAAAAAAGAGATCGACTGCACCCTGGCACAGATAGGTTGCCCCGCCGTTACAGAGTTATCAGCAGCATATATTCATCAGCAGTCATGA
- a CDS encoding antibiotic biosynthesis monooxygenase yields MKNAIQLLQNYLDVIQDPHAAAALFAEDGVLELPYLQTLGLPHRVQGREQIQAFIAGLLKKVPDFRFRNIQFLIDTPTQAFAEYSVEASVPATGQIYKQTYAGRLVAEKGQIALLRESMDTLAAQRAFTDGHISTAGDHDKTQPTEIVVSAYYRVHPEDRQTFINAVKPEMQAAQRLPGCVFYAFSQDLVNPDAFHLSEGWADSEAYERHEHSATFLQALSTVVKEVRILHREGVRYDVAKQHIDDPRGKVTA; encoded by the coding sequence ATGAAAAACGCCATTCAACTACTGCAAAACTACCTGGACGTTATACAGGATCCGCACGCCGCTGCGGCGTTGTTCGCCGAAGATGGCGTGCTGGAATTACCTTACTTACAGACGCTTGGCCTGCCGCACCGCGTGCAGGGCCGTGAACAGATCCAGGCTTTTATCGCCGGATTATTGAAAAAAGTACCGGATTTCCGCTTCCGCAATATTCAGTTCCTTATCGACACCCCGACCCAGGCGTTTGCCGAATACAGCGTAGAGGCCAGTGTCCCCGCCACCGGGCAAATCTATAAACAAACCTATGCCGGACGTCTGGTGGCTGAAAAGGGACAAATTGCCCTGCTGAGAGAATCAATGGATACGCTGGCCGCACAGCGCGCCTTTACCGATGGCCATATTTCCACCGCCGGGGATCATGATAAAACGCAGCCAACGGAGATCGTTGTCAGCGCTTATTATCGCGTTCATCCGGAAGACCGGCAGACCTTTATCAATGCGGTAAAACCGGAAATGCAGGCCGCTCAGCGTCTTCCCGGTTGTGTGTTCTATGCCTTCTCGCAGGATTTAGTGAACCCCGATGCTTTCCATCTCTCTGAAGGGTGGGCAGATAGCGAAGCCTATGAGCGTCACGAACATTCCGCGACCTTTTTGCAGGCGCTGTCCACCGTGGTCAAAGAGGTGCGGATCCTGCACCGGGAAGGGGTTCGTTACGACGTGGCGAAGCAGCATATCGACGATCCGCGTGGAAAGGTGACTGCCTGA
- a CDS encoding LysR family transcriptional regulator, with the protein MSKLPDFEGLAMFAKVAEEGSFAAAARVMGVSVPTVSRAVARLEERLGGRLFNRTSRQLALTEFGQSMAAKAAEIYRQAEEVESEAHELSVQPRGQVRLAIPMSFGLRWVAPLMPELIRQFPELSVDLHLSDASVDLIAEGFDAALRIAALPDSSLVARRICPVTQYLVASPSYLALHGQPVHPRELTGRPCFSYAYRARSQVWRFTHTSGEQEDIVPNGPLRVTNSDALVPSLLAGLGIAELPEFIAAEYLRDGRLVRLLDEWSMTQGGLYFVTPTARSRPLKVRVLSDFLARHLAEPEWRWPQ; encoded by the coding sequence ATGAGTAAACTTCCTGATTTTGAAGGCCTGGCTATGTTTGCCAAAGTGGCGGAAGAGGGCTCTTTTGCCGCAGCGGCAAGAGTGATGGGGGTCTCGGTGCCGACAGTTTCCCGTGCCGTGGCGCGTCTTGAGGAACGTCTGGGCGGCAGGTTATTCAACCGGACATCCCGCCAGTTAGCGCTGACCGAGTTTGGCCAGAGCATGGCGGCGAAGGCGGCAGAGATCTACCGGCAGGCGGAAGAGGTTGAGAGTGAAGCGCACGAGCTTTCCGTTCAGCCACGTGGACAGGTACGGCTGGCGATCCCGATGTCATTCGGGCTGCGCTGGGTCGCTCCGCTGATGCCTGAGCTGATCCGCCAGTTTCCTGAGCTGAGCGTGGATCTGCATTTATCGGATGCTTCGGTAGATTTAATCGCCGAGGGGTTTGACGCAGCGCTGCGTATTGCCGCACTGCCTGACTCTTCGCTGGTGGCCCGGCGGATCTGCCCGGTTACCCAGTACCTCGTGGCCTCGCCCTCTTATCTTGCGCTGCATGGGCAACCCGTTCACCCCCGGGAGTTAACCGGAAGGCCGTGCTTCAGCTACGCCTATCGCGCCCGCAGCCAGGTCTGGCGCTTCACCCATACTTCCGGCGAACAGGAGGATATCGTGCCCAACGGGCCGCTGCGGGTGACAAACTCCGACGCGCTGGTGCCTTCTCTGCTGGCGGGACTGGGAATTGCAGAGCTGCCGGAGTTTATTGCGGCGGAATATCTGCGCGATGGCCGACTGGTCCGCCTGCTTGATGAATGGTCGATGACTCAGGGCGGCCTGTACTTTGTGACGCCAACGGCGCGCAGCCGTCCGCTTAAAGTGCGCGTACTGTCCGATTTCCTTGCCCGCCATCTTGCGGAACCCGAGTGGCGCTGGCCGCAGTAA
- a CDS encoding VOC family protein translates to MKNISINSTLFASGLLLGAVSFSAAALEVQPEPVVKISGLDHGGINVPDVEAAVSFFVKTFGAKVESDSAPGAIPQEWKTAFNWRSSSELKRFVMVRLPDGSGIELFQYSGPEIDRTQPHEDDAAATHIALRTHDIQASYRALKQSGLKILNEPVTNADGTQWFYFLTPWGSQIELVAEGVKSA, encoded by the coding sequence ATGAAAAATATCAGCATTAATTCAACCCTTTTCGCTTCCGGCCTGCTTCTTGGCGCGGTGTCGTTCTCCGCTGCGGCGCTTGAAGTCCAGCCTGAACCGGTGGTCAAAATCAGCGGCCTCGATCACGGCGGGATCAACGTTCCGGATGTTGAAGCCGCCGTTAGCTTCTTTGTGAAAACCTTTGGTGCGAAGGTGGAATCTGACTCTGCGCCGGGCGCCATACCCCAGGAATGGAAAACGGCGTTCAACTGGCGTTCATCGAGCGAGTTAAAACGCTTTGTGATGGTCAGGCTGCCGGACGGTAGCGGGATCGAACTGTTCCAGTACAGTGGCCCAGAGATCGATCGAACCCAGCCGCATGAGGATGACGCTGCGGCAACGCACATCGCCCTGCGCACGCATGATATTCAGGCCAGCTATCGGGCGCTGAAGCAATCCGGTTTGAAAATCCTGAATGAACCGGTGACCAACGCTGATGGTACGCAGTGGTTTTATTTCCTCACACCGTGGGGCTCGCAGATTGAGCTGGTGGCTGAAGGTGTTAAATCAGCGTGA
- a CDS encoding type I toxin-antitoxin system Hok family toxin, producing the protein MKIPSLIIIVLILCITVLIFTYFTRETLYELRWKSGEQEVAAFMAYESGK; encoded by the coding sequence ATGAAAATACCATCCCTAATCATTATCGTGTTAATACTCTGTATTACGGTTTTGATATTTACCTACTTTACCCGTGAGACGCTTTACGAATTACGCTGGAAGAGTGGGGAGCAGGAGGTGGCTGCATTCATGGCTTACGAATCCGGTAAGTAG
- a CDS encoding type I toxin-antitoxin system Hok family toxin codes for MKIPSLIIIVLILCITVLIFTYFTRETLCELRWKSGEQEVAAFMAYESGK; via the coding sequence ATGAAAATACCATCCCTAATCATTATCGTGTTAATACTCTGTATTACCGTTTTGATATTTACCTACTTTACCCGTGAAACGCTTTGCGAATTACGCTGGAAGAGTGGGGAGCAGGAGGTGGCTGCCTTCATGGCTTACGAATCCGGTAAGTAG
- the attM gene encoding AttM family quorum-quenching N-acyl homoserine lactonase, translating to MNDIRLYMLQSGTLKCKVHNIKMNQGSGADYEIPVPFFLITHPDGHTIIDGGNAIEVATDPRGHWGGICDVYWPVLAEDQGCIDQIKALGIDPADVKYVVQSHLHLDHTGAIGRFPNAKHIVQRVEYEYAFTPDWFAAGGYIRKDFDKPGLNWQFLNGTEDDFYDVYGDGTLTTIFSPGHAPGHQSFLVRLPNSKPLLLTIDAAYTVDHWEEKALPGFLASAVDSVRSVQKLRNVAERNDAIVVTGHDPDAWAGFKKAPEYYS from the coding sequence ATGAACGATATCAGACTCTATATGCTTCAGTCCGGCACCCTGAAGTGCAAGGTGCACAATATTAAAATGAACCAGGGCAGCGGTGCGGATTATGAAATCCCGGTGCCGTTTTTTCTGATCACGCACCCCGACGGTCACACGATTATTGATGGCGGCAACGCCATTGAAGTTGCGACCGACCCTCGCGGCCACTGGGGCGGCATCTGTGACGTGTACTGGCCGGTTCTCGCGGAGGATCAGGGCTGTATCGATCAGATTAAAGCGCTGGGCATCGACCCGGCGGATGTGAAATATGTGGTGCAGTCGCATCTGCATCTCGACCATACCGGCGCAATTGGCCGTTTTCCGAATGCGAAACATATTGTGCAGCGCGTGGAATATGAATATGCCTTTACACCGGACTGGTTTGCCGCCGGCGGCTATATTCGTAAAGATTTCGATAAGCCAGGACTGAACTGGCAGTTCCTGAACGGCACCGAGGATGATTTTTACGATGTATACGGCGATGGTACCCTAACCACCATCTTCTCTCCCGGACATGCGCCCGGCCACCAGTCGTTCCTGGTGCGGTTGCCCAACAGTAAACCGCTGCTGCTGACCATCGACGCGGCCTATACGGTGGATCACTGGGAGGAGAAGGCGCTGCCGGGCTTCCTGGCCTCGGCGGTAGATTCCGTGCGTTCGGTGCAGAAGCTGCGTAACGTTGCCGAGCGTAACGATGCCATTGTGGTCACCGGGCACGATCCGGATGCCTGGGCGGGCTTTAAGAAAGCGCCAGAGTATTATTCCTGA
- a CDS encoding iron-containing alcohol dehydrogenase, producing the protein MTINPFEFRTVPSIEVKWGGAQELGTIVAARFKARNALLVTDAGLIKAGLIAPIEASLRSAGFTVTLFDRVVADPPETVVHACADAARAAKADIVIGLGGGSSLDIAKLAAVLVESEQPLAEMYGIGKVSGSRLPLVLIPTTAGTGSEVTNISIITTGETTKMGVVSPQLYADFVLLDAELTVGLPQIHTAATGIDAMVHAIEAYTSKHKKNPLSDALAREALRLLGANLIAACRDGKNRAAREGMLLGATLAGQAFANSPVAAVHALAYPLGGHYHIAHGLSNALMLGPVLRYNASTAAPLYAELADVLGVEGSGNAHQRSAAFVEHMLNLMEESGAPRRLRDVGVTEESLLRLAADAMLQTRLLMNNPVDVQEQDALHLYQQAF; encoded by the coding sequence ATGACTATCAATCCCTTTGAGTTCCGCACCGTGCCCTCCATTGAGGTGAAATGGGGAGGTGCTCAGGAACTGGGTACAATCGTTGCGGCCCGGTTTAAGGCGCGCAATGCCCTGCTGGTGACCGATGCCGGGCTGATTAAGGCCGGACTGATCGCGCCGATTGAAGCTTCGCTCAGGAGCGCCGGCTTTACCGTGACGTTGTTTGATCGGGTGGTGGCTGACCCACCAGAGACGGTTGTTCACGCCTGCGCTGACGCGGCGCGCGCGGCGAAGGCCGATATCGTGATCGGCCTGGGCGGCGGCTCATCGCTGGATATCGCCAAGCTGGCGGCGGTTCTGGTGGAGAGCGAGCAGCCGCTGGCGGAGATGTATGGCATCGGTAAGGTGAGCGGATCCCGCCTGCCGCTGGTGCTGATCCCCACCACCGCGGGAACCGGTTCGGAAGTGACCAATATTTCGATCATCACTACCGGTGAAACCACCAAAATGGGCGTGGTATCGCCGCAGCTGTACGCCGATTTCGTGCTTCTGGACGCCGAACTGACCGTCGGGCTGCCGCAGATCCACACCGCCGCAACGGGCATTGATGCGATGGTGCATGCGATCGAAGCCTATACCAGCAAACATAAAAAGAATCCGCTGTCCGATGCGCTGGCGCGTGAAGCGCTGCGACTGCTCGGTGCGAATCTGATTGCCGCCTGCCGCGACGGTAAAAATCGTGCGGCGCGCGAGGGGATGCTGCTTGGCGCAACGCTGGCCGGGCAGGCGTTTGCCAACTCGCCGGTGGCCGCCGTACATGCGCTGGCCTATCCGCTCGGCGGCCACTATCACATTGCGCACGGCCTTTCGAACGCGCTGATGCTCGGCCCGGTGCTGCGCTACAACGCCAGCACCGCCGCACCGCTGTATGCCGAGCTGGCAGACGTGCTGGGCGTTGAGGGCAGCGGCAATGCGCACCAGCGCTCGGCCGCTTTCGTGGAGCATATGCTGAACCTGATGGAAGAGAGCGGAGCGCCGCGCCGTCTGCGTGATGTGGGCGTCACGGAAGAGAGCCTTCTGCGCCTGGCGGCGGATGCCATGCTGCAAACGCGCCTGTTGATGAACAATCCGGTCGACGTGCAGGAGCAGGACGCACTGCATCTGTATCAACAAGCATTCTGA